From the genome of Aspergillus fumigatus Af293 chromosome 1, whole genome shotgun sequence, one region includes:
- a CDS encoding ubiquitin domain-containing protein codes for MGSCLSFLSRDSGDPSHATQVTEERRADTSSNALRSTTNAIISSCRSTSLTRATSRASRHADRRTPATTTTQLALSEHFNAPIRPHVWYSKRRTWSRAQLDQERKEFFETRVTGRPEVWAALAAAISFMHVNDLATAQSIIDAAGVTVPTGDLCQGCYDEQGALYRLPRCIVSDPENMVQEDSASRCDDGYDDFDTDDSKLSLDEASGDELIAGDSGDRRDEKGKISERDLIRVTARLSDSGSDVVVSVGKDQTVGLIARRVQQEAGIPASQRVRIVYLGRMLRENASLVNQGWKAGNIINALVVARPSAS; via the exons ATG GGTTCTTGCTTGTCCTTCCTGTCGCGTGACAGCGGCGATCCCTCCCATGCGACCCAAGTAACGGAGGAGCGCCGCGCTGATACCTCCTCAAATGCTCTCCGCTCGACCACGAATGcgatcatctccagctgtCGCTCAACTTCCCTGACCAGAGCGACATCCCGCGCAAGTCGGCATGCCGACCGTCGCACCCCAGCGACGACAACCACTCAGTTGGCTCTGAGCGAGCATTTCAACGCCCCAATCCGCCCCCATGTCTGGTACAGTAAGCGGCGCACCTGGTCTCGCGCGCAGCTAGATCAGGAGCGCAAGGAGTTCTTTGAGACCCGCGTCACTGGTCGGCCAGAGGTTTGGGCAGCTTTAGCCGCGGCGATCTCGTTCATGCATGTGAACGACCTGGCCACGGCGCAGAGTATCATCGATGCGGCGGGTGTCACTGTGCCCACGGGAGACCTTTGCCAGGGCTGCTACGATGAGCAGGGGGCACTTTACCGTCTGCCTCGGTGTATCGTGAGCGACCCAGAAAATATGGTGCAGGAGGACTCCGCCAGTCGCTGTGATGATGGGTACGACGACTTTGACACAGATGATTCCAAGCTGTCGTTGGACGAGGCATCGGGTGACGAGCTGATTGCCGGTGACTCTGGAGACCGCAGGGATGAGAAGGGCAAGATAAGCGAGCGCGACTTGATCCGGGTCACAGCGCGCTTGAGCGACAGCGGATCGGACGTTGTCGTTTCGGTTGGCAAGGACCAGACCGTGGGCTTGATTGCCCGCAGGGTGCAGCAAGAGGCCGGG ATCCCTGCAAGCCAACGGGTAAGAATAGTCTACCTGGGTAGGATGCTCCGCGAGAATGCGTCTCTTGTGAACCAGGGTTGGAAAGCAGGCAATATAATCAATGCCTTGGTCGTTGCCAGGCCTTCAGCCTCGTGA